The Monomorium pharaonis isolate MP-MQ-018 chromosome 5, ASM1337386v2, whole genome shotgun sequence genome includes a window with the following:
- the LOC105834273 gene encoding uncharacterized protein LOC105834273: protein MLLFQMFLVFAMLCLFIAISISMSAIICDNVLHMNGSRTRQMLFFTSEYFIDQEKYGYIILLHSNAVLYIGITTVTAIGTMLRGYFIHACGLFKIASYRIEQALAIKIVKNISIENEMMIYKEIICAIDIHCKAIKLVFYP from the exons ATGTTACTTTTTCAAATGTTCTTAGTGTTCGCCATGCTTTGCTTATTCATCGCCATTTCAATATCGATGTCCGCAATAATTTGTGATAATGTTTTGCATATGAATGGATCGCGGACACgtcaaatgttatttttcacGTCCGAGTATTTCATCGATCAAGAAAAGTATggctatataattttgttgcattCAAATGCAGTCTTATATATAGGAATAACTACGGTAACAGCGATCGGGACAATGCTTAGAGGATACTTTATACACGCTTGTGGATTGTTTAAAATTGCcag ttatcgTATCGAGCAAGCGTTGGCCATTAAAATAGTCAAAAATATCAGTATAGAAAACGAGATGATGATTTATAAGGAAATAATTTGTGCTATCGACATTCATTGCAAAGCTATAAAGTTGGTATTCTATCCATAG
- the LOC105834282 gene encoding uncharacterized protein LOC105834282 produces MLLLLMVLNISILILYLYWPYIFHTLFSTNKTRLYSSLPFMIEYFVDQKKYLYLILLHASAAFIIGGITLLATGTMLIVYLQYVCGMFQIASYRMMRAMMKLEIQQKKNLQNENLIYKEIICAIDMHRKAMKFSDSSIYRFEVMFFFLIVVGVICGSLNFFRVYQVISYEYDIMKLSLPIVFIIIQFMYMIMGCYFAQEVMDHNNDVFVTVYGIQWYIAPLQIQKVILFLLQRNTKAFHIKIAGMFVASLEGAATLLNIAMSYFTVLYSTRQ; encoded by the exons ATGTTATTAT TGTTGATGGTTCTCAACATatccattttaattttatatttatattggcCATATATTTTCCATACTCTGTTCTCCACAAATAAAACTCGATTATATTCTTCGTTGCCGTTTATGATCGAATATTTCGTCgatcaaaaaaaatatttgtatttgatTTTGTTACACGCGAGTGCGGCCTTTATCATCGGAGGTATTACATTATTAGCGACAGGCACGATGCTCATAGTTTATCTACAGTATGTGTGCGGAATGTTTCAAATTGCCAG TTATCGTATGATGCGAGCAATGATGAAACTCGAAATTCAACAAAAGAAAAACCTGCAAAatgagaatttaatttataaagaaataatttgtgCCATAGATATGCATCGCAAAGCTATGAA ATTTTCCGACTCGTCAATATATAGATTTGAAgtaatgttcttttttttgatAGTAGTCGGAGTAATTTGCGGAagtcttaatttttttcgg gTTTATCAAGTGATATCGTACGAATATGATATTATGAAATTGTCATTACCCATAGTGTTTATTATCATCCAATTCATGTATATGATAATGGGTTGTTATTTTGCCCAAGAAGTTATGGATCataataatgacgtatttgtGACCGT GTACGGTATTCAGTGGTACATAGCACCATTGCAAATACAAAaagtgatattatttttattacaaagaaatactAAGGCGttccatataaaaattgctggAATGTTTGTAGCATCATTAGAAGGTGCAGCTACG TTGTTAAATATCGCAATGTCATATTTCACTGTTCTTTACTCGACAAGGCAGTga
- the LOC105834279 gene encoding uncharacterized protein LOC105834279, with protein sequence MKVTTLKGIFPDPKPVRRKNFIQENVRNLRRMEQCFQASKEVEELQKLQIDKHYRNKDKYQNVPAKVVTSLRDKKKHENYNVDRVSTDKVETDEQAQNETDVFEYNKKHTVSTKKIVESGMNNNISNRQKRASKHKNQQKLQSKVLSEPNVLHKSDEIGNNLDAQSIVKYKSQGIQTLDTDQLESIYSEGVIRYPSREVIKHETANNGDLNKQEEILKKQSDSPTDRGDMHDSEDLQKTNLRDTVSPTSKEEINFIKLNKERTSVANKLMTQLNGVPPPNYRKGVVPKYLRDRKEAQEKEQKAKAEALQSDCPEGHVPLPDHERKETLRLLKKNYQDYVNELNMMPIKTDTLRAQRRKIEIEKQLNKLEEGIKVFSRPKVYVKINA encoded by the exons atgAAAGTTACGACGTTGAAGGGCATTTTTCCCGATCCTA AGCCAGTCAGAAGGAAGAACtttattcaagaaaatgtGAGAAACCTCCGACGAATGGAACAATGCTTTCAAGCGAGCAAAGAAGTGGAGGAACTACAAAAGTTACAAATAGACAAACATTACAGGAATAAAGACAAGTACCAGAATGTGCCAGCAAAGGTAGTTACTAGTCTCAGGGACAAGAAGAAACACGAGAACTATAATGTTGATCGAGTGTCAACTGACAAAGTGGAAACTGACGAACAAGCACAGAATGAAACTGATGTATttgaatacaataaaaaacatactgtttctactaaaaaaattgttgaatcaGGAATGAATAATAACATATCAAATAGACAAAAGAGGGCGAGTAAGCATAAAAATCAGCAAAAATTACAATCAAAGGTTTTGTCCGAACCAAATGTTTTGCACAAGTCTGATGAGattggaaataatttagatGCACAAAGTATTGTCAAGTACAAAAGTCAAGGAATCCAGACTTTAGATACAGATCAACTGGAAAGTATATACTCCGAAGGTGTTATTCG aTATCCATCAAGGGAAGTTATAAAACATGAAACAGCAAACAATGGTGATTTAAATAAGCAAGAGGAGATCTTGAAAAAACAATCTGATTCTCCTACAGATAGAGGTGATATGCATGATTCTGAAGACTTGCAGAAAACTAATTTACGAGATACCGTGTCGCCGACATCTAAAgaagaaatcaattttatcaaattaaataaagaacgCACTTCTGTTGCTAATAAGCTAATGACGCAACTTAATGGTGTACCACCTCCGAATTATCGCAAAGGAGTTGTACCTAA atATCTTCGAGATAGAAAGGAAGCACAAGAAAAGGAGCAAAAGGCCAAAGCGGAAGCATTGCAGTCTGACTGTCCAGAGGGTCATGTGCCCTTACCTGATCATGAACGCAAGGAGACGTtacgattattaaaaaaaa ATTATCAGGATTATGTCAACGAATTAAATATGATGCCCATAAAAACGGATACGCTTAGAGCACAGAGACGCAAGATCGAGATAGAGAagcaattgaataaattagaAGAGGGGATCAAAGTGTTTTCGCGTCCAAAAGTTTATGTgaaaataaatgcataa
- the LOC105834281 gene encoding nucleoside diphosphate kinase 6 — translation MQSRNYLQLTLAILKPHVVKSPFVLQKIRDLIIDNNFKVVRSRRTMISREEAELFYKEHRDKFFYNRLLTFMCSGPSDIHILAHHDAIAKWRQLMGPTKVYQAQYNAQDSIRGMFGLSDTRNATHGSDSAESAEREISIFFKDFNIKKWRDNEEIFYNLGRLHFDPSSFVHTIDKTYMQNEQVMK, via the exons ATGCAGTCGAGAAATTATCTTCAGTTGACGTTGGCGATACTCAAGCCACACGTCGTCAAGTCTCCGTTCGTTCTTCAG aaaattcgCGATTTAATAATCGACAATAATTTCAAAGTTGTCAGATCGCGCAGGACGATGATATCTCGCGAGGAGGCCGAACTGTTTTACAAGGAGCACAGAGACAAGTTTTTTTACAACCGTCTCTTAACTTTCATGTGCAGCGGTCCGTCCGACATTCACATTCTGGCACATCATGACGCTATCGCCAAGTGGCGACAGCTGATGGGCCCCACCAAGGTCTATCAGGCGCAATATAATGCACAGGATAGTATCAGAGGAATGTTTGGCCTGTCAGATACTAGAAATGCGACTCACGGATCTG ATTCAGCAGAATCCGCAGAAAGAGAAATTAGTATATTCTTTAAagactttaatataaagaagtGGCGTGACAACgaggaaatattttataatttgggAAGACTGCACTTTGATCCATCATCTTTTGTGCACACTATTGACAAGACTTATATGCAAAATGAACAAGTTATGAAATAA